The Candidatus Baltobacteraceae bacterium genome segment CGACGAGCGCACCGGGCGAGCGGCGCAGCCGCCGCCAGACGTCGCCGCCGTAAGAGCGCGACGCGGGCGCGATATTCTCGGCAGCCGCGAGCAGCGAAACGTCCAAGCGTGCCTAAGCAACGACCAGCTTGGGATGGTGTTTGTGAAAAAGAGTTCGGTTCTGATACCCGCGCGCGATCTGCGTGAGCTTGAACTCGCTCCAGATCCCGCCCATAAGGGCCAGACCGGTCGGCAGACCGTTCTCGCCGAAGCCATTCGGAATGCTCGTCGCGGGAACGCCCGCGAGATTCCCCGGCGTTCCCGCCTCAACGTTTCCCGGATACTTCGGGTATGCTTTGTCGAACGGCAGGCCGACCGGATAGGCTACGGTCGGCAGCGTTGGAAAGACGACGGCGTCGTAGGGCTCGAGCGCGCGTTTCACGTCGGCGTCGATGAACGCGCGCCGGCGCATCGCATCGATGTAATCGACCGCGAGCGTCGCGAGGTAAGGATATCCGCCGGTGCGATCGTCGACCGATTGCAACTCGCGCGATCGTCCGCTCTCGAGCAATCCGCGAAATGCCGAGGCGCATTCCCCCGCGATCAATGCCTCGAAAACCGCGCCGTACGGGTGGTGCCCGGGTAATTCAAAGCCTTCGCTCACGTCGCAAAATTCGCGCAGCACGTCGACCGACGCGTCGAAGTTTTTCACGACGGCCGGTTGGGATTTCGCGGTCGCGTTCTTGAAGATTGCGATCTTCGGGCGGCGGCCGCGAATGGTGGCCGCCGGCGCGTTTGCTACCGACGTCCGATCCTGCGGATCGTGACCCGCAATCGCGCGTAAGACCAGCTCGGTATCACGCGCCGAGCGACACATGGGGCCGAGCTTATCGGAAGTCCACATCAAAGCCATCGCGCCATGCCGGCTCACGCGACCGTAGGTCGGACGCAGCCCCGAAACGCCGCAGAACGCGGACGGAACCGTGATCGAACCGTTCGTTTCGGATCCGATCGCAAAGCCGACGAGTCCGGCCGCAACCGACGCGCCCGGACCGCTCGAACTGCCTCCACTCCAGAAATCGCGATTCCACGGCGTTCGCCCGGGGCCGGTGAACGATGCATCGGCGTCGTTGTAACCGAATCCGCCGGCGAGTTCGACCATCGCGAGTTTCGCGAGCAGCACGGCGCCCGCATCGTGCAGTTTCTTGACAACGGTTCCATCGTAGTCGAAAACGCGATCGCGATACGGCGCGGCACCCCACGTCGTCGGTGCGCCGACGGCCGCGAGTAGGTCCTTCACGCCGTAGGGAACGCCGTGCAGCGGTCCGCGCGAGCGGCCGGCGGCGAGTTCGCGGTCGGCGGCTTTCGCTTCGCGCAGCGCGCGTTCGTGCATCACGGTCACGACCGCGCCGTACGTTTTTCCGTAGCGATCCAGGCGCGAGAGATAGAGCTTCGTGAGTTCGACCGACGAAATCTTACGCTTCGCAATGAGCCCGTGCAGATCGGTCGCGTCGAGAAAGGCGACCTCGTCGCCGGTCATGTGTTCACCTCGAAGCTTACGACGGGTTCGTCGCCGTTCTTGAGGAACGCGCCTTTCGGGTTGATGCGTTTCCCGAGGCCCTGCAGCTCATCGATGTTTTGAGCGATGCCCTCGAGCTCCTTATCGGTGAGCTTCGGATCGTAGCGACGCATCTGCGCCGCGAAAGCGCGCGCGAGTTCGGATGCTTTGGGAGAGGCTTTTGGCGAGGGCGAGGGCATCGGCGAGGGCTGCGCGCCCCGCGCGCCCGAAGGCGCCGATGCAAAGAGCGCGCCGACGGTAGCGGCGCGCGCGATAAAGTCCTTGCGAGTTCCCACGAACGTCCTCCACGACGAAGTGCGAAAGTTAGACTTCCATAACCACCGGAATGATCACGGGCCGGCGTTTCGACCGGTTGTAGATGGCCTTCGCCAAGCCGCTGCGGATGTGCTCCTTGACCGTGTTCGTGTCGCGGATGCCTTCAACCGAACAGCCCGTGATGATGCGGGTAACTTCGGTGCGCAGTTCTTCGATCACGCCATCGGATTCCGGAATGTAAAACACGCCGCGCGAGATTAAGTCGGGACCCGTCGTGATGCGCGCCTCTTCGCTATCGATGCCGACCACGACCATCATGATGCCGTCGCCCGCGAGCGCGCGGCGATCGCGCAGGACCGCTTCGCCGATGTCGCCGACGCCCGACCCGTCGACGAGCACGTTGCCGCCGTAGGTCTTGCCGATCTTGTCTCCATAGTCGTGCGTGAACTCGAGCACGTCGCCGTTTTCGACCACGAAGACGTTGGGCGACTCGACGCCGGTGCTCACGGCGAGTCTGCCGTGGTGCACCAGCATCCGGTATTCGCCATGCACCGGAATGAAGAACTCGGGCCGCACGAGGTTGAGCATGAGCAACAGCTCTTCTTGCGAGGCGTGACCCGAAACGTGCGAACGTCCGTCGGTACCGTGTACGACCGTCGCGCCGAGCTTGTAAAGGTTGTTGATCGTCTTGTAGACGCTCTTCTCGTTACCGGGAATCGGCGTCGCACTGATGACGACGGTATCGCCGGGAACGATCTTGAACTTTCCGTGATCGCGGACCGACATCCGCGTTAGCGAGGACATCGGCTCGCCCTGCGAACCGGTCGTCATCACGACGACTTTCTCGGGCGGGTATTCGTCGACTTCCTCGATGCGGATCGTCTGACTCGCCGGAACTTTCAGGTAGCCGAGTTCCGAGGCGAAGTGAACGACGTTGGTCAGCGAACGCCCGAGAAACGCGATCTTGCGGTCGAACCGAATCGCGTGATCGATCACCTGCTGTACGCGCGGAACGTTCGACGCAAACGACGCGACGACGATTCGGCCCTTCGCGCGGGTGAAGATGTTCGTGAAGGCTTCGCCGACGATGCGCTCCGAGAGCGTGTGCCCGGGCCGTTCGGCATTCGTGCTGTCGGAGAGCATGCAGAGCACGCCCTCTTCGCCGATCTTGGCGATCGCCGCGAAATCGGCGGGCTGGCCGTCGATCGGCGTCTGGTCGAACTTGAAGTCGCCGGTGTGAAAGATCGTCCCGACCGGCGTGCGCAGCGCGAGCGAACACGCGCCGGCTACCGAATGATTGATGTGAATGAATTGGGCGTCGATGCTGCCGTGCTTGATGCGATCGCCCGGCTTCACCGTAACGAAGTTGACCTCGCCCATCTTATGCTCGCGCGACTTCGCTTTGATCAGCGCGAGCGTGAGCGCCGTTCCCACGACCGGCACGTTGAATTCGCGAAGCAGATAGGGGATGCCGCCGATATGATCCTCGTGGCCGTGTGTGACGAGGATCGCGCGGAATTTATCCGCCCGTTCGCGCAGGTAGGTAAAATCGTTGATAACGATATCCACGCCGAACATCTCGTCGTCGGGGAACATCAGCCCGCAATCGACCGCAACGATGTCGTCGTTGGTTTCGATCAGCGTCATGTTGCGCCCGATCTCGCCACAGCCGCCGAGCGGAATGACTCGAACGTAGGGGGCATCGGGCGGCGCGGGGACGGTCAGGGTGTCGACGTTCAAACTGCTTCTTCTACTTTATTGACGGATCGGTGGGAGTGAACGGAGCCTCTAAGGAGGGCTCCATGCCTATCGTTTACCGCGCCGCGGTGGCGCTAACCTCGCTCATCTTACTCGGCACGTCTGCTTGGGCCTCAGACAAACGTGCTTTTACCGGTCACGCCCGCCAAGCCCGCGCCCGGCCCGCGCCGGTCTGGGGAGAGGACCTTTATAGCCGGAGAGCCCTGCGCCGTGCCCGTACCATTCTCGAGCTCAAACTGCTAGAACTGCGCAAAGAACGCCTCGATCGAGTCCGCCAAGCAATCGAGCACCACATCCCAATCGACCAGCTGCTTGATGACAAAAACCTGACACCCACACGCTTCGACAAGCGCATGCTTCGACAAGAAGGGGGACCCCTTGTCATCCTGAGCTTGTCGAAGGACGGAGCTTGTCGAAGGACGGAGCTTGTCGAAGACGGTTACAGCAACGTGAGGTAGGACAAAGGCTCGGCACCGCCGGAGCATGAAACAAGCCTGCGCCGCCATCGTATAAACGCATGGCGCGTTCTATTACTTCTATCGTCATAATGAAGAGGTAGTTCATGGGTGTTCAGGCCGTAGAGCCTCGCAAAGCTAACGGCTTAGCGACGGCTCTCAATGTCATTGCCTCTCCGAAGGAAGCCTTCGAAACGCTGCGCGACATTCCGATGTGGGGCTGGGCGTTCATCATCGCTATCGTTCTGGGGTTGATCGGCATGCTGCTGGAGGGACCCGCGAGCCGTCACGCCAGCGTCGCGTTCCTAGCGCACATGCAACAAACCAATCCCACGTTTGCGGCTATGAGCGACGCGGTCAAGCAAAAACAACTCCACGACGCCGCCAACCCTCCTGCGTGGCAGCAAATCTTCGGCTTCGTTACGCTCATCTGCGTGACGCTCATCACCGCTCTGCTCAACGCCGTTCTCTTGCTGATCGGCAACGCCATCGGCCGCGGCCAAGCGGACTTCAAACGTCTGTGGTGCGCGTCGATGAACATCGCCGTGCCGACCATCGGCATCGCCGCGGTCGTTCTGGGCCTCATCACGCTTTTGCGCGGCGCGGACTCGTTCAATTCGATCGGCGACTTGGCCCACGCTCTCCCGGGTCTTGGGATGCTCGCCCCCGGCATCACGGGTCTACTGGGCGGATTCCTCAGCGCAATCACGATCTTCTCGATCTGGGGTCTGTTTCTCAACGCCGGCGCCCTGCAAATTATCGCGCGCACGTCCAAGGGGTTGGCTTACGGCGTCGCCATCGTCATCCTGGTTCTCGGCGCGCTCATGCAGGGAGCGAGCGCTGCGCTTTTCCATTTCTAAGACCGGCATGAACGCACGATTCGTCCGGCGGCTGCTCCTGGGCGGCGCCGTTTGTCTGCCCTTCGTTCTCGCCGTCCCGGCAAGCGCGGCGACCTCGGGAATGTCTCTTGCCGAGGCCGTGCGCTACGCGCTCGCGCACAGCCCGGCCGTCACCCGGCAAGAAGCGGTCGTGGCCCAGGCTCACGACACCTACATCAAACAGCGGGCGGCAACGCTGCCGCCCGTAACCGCGCAACTGCAAAACACGTCCGATAAATCGAACAACCTTCAGGGGAATTTCGCGCAGGTCGGACTTCGCCAGCAGTCGGTCTTCAGTCAGAACACGGCGCAGATCGGTACGCAATATACGCTCTATACCGGCGGCCTTTCGGTCCTGCAAAAACTCGTCGCCGCTGAGCAGCTCGATTCGGCGAAGGCCGATCTGCGCAAGATTCAAAATCAGCTCGCCACCGATGCCACCACCGACTTCTACGCGATCGCCACCAAGAACAACACGGTCGAGGTCGACCGGGGCGATGTAACCTACAAGCACGCGCTCGTGCAGATCGCGCAGGCCAAGGTCAACGCGGGCGTCGCGGCCGCCGTCGACGTGCTGCAGGCGCAGGCCAACGAGGCCCAGAGCCGCTCGACGCTCGTCGCGTCGGCCAACGACGCGCAGAGCGCGCGCGACGCGCTCGCCCAACTGATCGGTGCCCCACTCGATACCCCCTTCGCCGTTCCGCAGCTGGTGGCGCAGCCGCCGCTTCCGGCGCAGCCGCTCGACGCACTCATTGCGATCGCGCAGGCGCACCGGCCGGACGTCGCGTCGTCGAAGGACGCGCTAAGCGTCGCGCTGCTCGATCGAAAGACGCTCAATCAGGATCTCTTCCCCACGGTGCAGTTCGCGGCCCGATTCGGCAACCAATTCACCCCAACGAGCGCCGGACAAACCTCGATCTGTACGTTCGATCCCAAACTATGCGGTGGAACGAGCACCGCGGCGGCGCGCGGAAATCCCGGTTTTTGGGAGCTGGGCGCAACGAGCACGTTTTCGCTGCCGCTTATCGACTACGGCTTACGCAAGGCCAACCGCGAGAATTTCGACCAGCAGATCGCGTCGGCGCGCAGCACCCTCGACCAAACCGACGAGCAGGTCGCCGTCGACGTGCGTCTGGCCTATCGGGCCGCACAGACGGCGCTGGCCCAACTGCGCTACACGCAAATCGAGGTAAAGGCGGGCGTCGAATCGGCCCGCGTCGCGCGTCTGCAGTATCAAAACGGCCTCAAGGCGCTCTCCGATGTGATCTCCGCGCAGCAGACGGGGCTGACCGCCCAGATCGACTACTACAACGCGCGCGTCAACTACGTGGACGCGATCGTCAAACTTCGCGTCGCCCTCGGTATTTACGATGCCGAGAGCGCCGTCGCCGATTTAAGGTAGAGCATGAAGAGGATTCGCAATCTCGTTTTAATCGTCGTCGGGCTCGCGGCAGTGGTCGCGATCGCGGTCTTTTCCGGGCACCGCGGCCAGACCGACCCAGCGGTCGCGACCCTCAAAGTCGCGCGTGGTTCGTTCGTCACGAAGCTGCCCGAAAACGGTATCGTGCAACATCCGCGCGCCGCCACCGTGCCGACACTCGTTTCCGGAAACATCGGCTCGATCTTCGTAAAGCCGGGTGACTACGTACGGGGCGGCGCGCTTCTCGCGACCATCGACAATCCGACGCTCGAATCCAACGCGGCGAGCAGCGCGGCCGACTACCGCCAGTCGCAGGCCACGATCAACGACGCGCGTATCAATTCGCAAAATCAACACGTTCAATACGACGCGCAAGTCGCGACCGCCCAAAGCAACCTTCAAGAGGCCGAGCGCGTCTACGATGCCGACTTGAGTCTCTACAAGAACAAGGCGATCGCGCGCAACCAGCTCGACACCGACAAGGCGAAGCTCGAGCAGCAGCGAGTGATTTACAACCAGGCGGTGCAACAGCGCCGCATCGGCGCCGTGACGGGTTACGGACAGAACAGCGTGCAGATGGCGCAGACCGCCGCCCAAAAGGCCGCGATCGCCAGTCAACTGGCGCAGCAGCAAGTCGGTTTCACGCGTATCGCCGCGCCGTTTGCCGGAATTATTCAAAGCGTCGCGACGCAGGCGACGGATCCGCTGACGTCGCTGCACTCCGGCGACCCGGTCACCGCGGGACAGGCGCTCTTCACGATCGCTGAAGGCGACCAGCTGATCGTGAAGGCTCAAGTCGACGAGCAGGACATCATCAACGTCGCGGTCGGCCAGAAAGCCAACGTCACCGGCCAAGACTTCCCGGGCAAGACGATTTCCGGGCACGTCGCTTCGATCTCGCCCGTCGCGATCAAATCGACGGATGCATCGAGCACGGCTCGCCAGATTCTTACGACGATTCACCTCGATAGCGTGCCCGCATACCTGCGCGACGGCATGAGCGTAGACGTCGACATTTTCACGACCGACATCAAAAACGCGCTGCTCGTTCCCAACGGCGCGATCGTCAAGGACAAGGGCAAATCGTACGTGTGGGCGGTGCGGTCCGGCGTCGCACGCAAAGTGCGCGTCACCACGAGTAAATCGAACGATACGCAAACGATTCTCACCTCGGGCATCGGCACCGGAGAGCGCATCATCAGCGCGCCGGCCGCCGATTTGAAAGCTGGAGCGAAGGTGCGAGTGCAGCCATCGGCCATGCCCTCACCGCAGGCGACGTGACCCGGATCCTCGCCTACGTCGCCGAAGCGGCCGCGTCGCTCTGGCGCAACCGCGTCCGCTCGATCCTAACCGTTCTCGGCATGATCATCGGCACGTCGTCGATCATCACCGTCTTTGGGATCAGCAAGGGCGCGACCAGCGGCATCTCTGCGACGTTTGCGTCGTTCGGGTCGCTCGGAATCAGCATCCTCGTCGATCCGACGCAAGATTACCCGGCCCAGGCGCAGATTCACTATCGCGACGCGGCAACGGTGGCTAACGCGCTCGGCTCCCTTGCCGCGCAGGTCATGCCGTTTTGGCAACGCGACTACCAAGTCGCCGTGGGCACTATTCGCGACTACTATCCAATCGTGTCGGACGGTGCGTACCATCCCGATCGGCTCGTCATGAGCGAGGGACGCAAGATCGATGCGACCGACCTTGCATCGGGAGCGCGCGTCTGCGTGCTGACCTCGGGGCTCGCTCAGAAGTTTTTTCACGGGGCGCCGGCCGTCGGGCAGATCGTTCGCATCAACGGCGGACGCTACACCGTCGTGGGGGTCTACGCGAACGTTCAAGGGTCGTTTTTTAATTCACTGATCGGCGCCGACTCGATCGCGATCCCATTTACGGCCTTCAACCGGATGAATCCGGGGCCGGCCGATCAAATCTTCATCTATCCGGCACCGGGGGCCGACTCCGCGCAGGTCGAGCGCGTCGCGATCGCCGCGCTCCAGCACGTTCATAGCTCGCGCGCGAAGTACATCAGCTCCGACAACTCGGCATCGATCGGCACCTTCGAAAACGTGCTCAACATCGTCGGCGTCGCCCTGTCGGCGATCGGCGGTGTGGCTTTGGTCGTGGCGGGAATCGGCATTATGAACATCATGCTCGTTTCGGTCTCCGAGCGCA includes the following:
- a CDS encoding YIP1 family protein, which encodes MGVQAVEPRKANGLATALNVIASPKEAFETLRDIPMWGWAFIIAIVLGLIGMLLEGPASRHASVAFLAHMQQTNPTFAAMSDAVKQKQLHDAANPPAWQQIFGFVTLICVTLITALLNAVLLLIGNAIGRGQADFKRLWCASMNIAVPTIGIAAVVLGLITLLRGADSFNSIGDLAHALPGLGMLAPGITGLLGGFLSAITIFSIWGLFLNAGALQIIARTSKGLAYGVAIVILVLGALMQGASAALFHF
- a CDS encoding ribonuclease J encodes the protein MNVDTLTVPAPPDAPYVRVIPLGGCGEIGRNMTLIETNDDIVAVDCGLMFPDDEMFGVDIVINDFTYLRERADKFRAILVTHGHEDHIGGIPYLLREFNVPVVGTALTLALIKAKSREHKMGEVNFVTVKPGDRIKHGSIDAQFIHINHSVAGACSLALRTPVGTIFHTGDFKFDQTPIDGQPADFAAIAKIGEEGVLCMLSDSTNAERPGHTLSERIVGEAFTNIFTRAKGRIVVASFASNVPRVQQVIDHAIRFDRKIAFLGRSLTNVVHFASELGYLKVPASQTIRIEEVDEYPPEKVVVMTTGSQGEPMSSLTRMSVRDHGKFKIVPGDTVVISATPIPGNEKSVYKTINNLYKLGATVVHGTDGRSHVSGHASQEELLLMLNLVRPEFFIPVHGEYRMLVHHGRLAVSTGVESPNVFVVENGDVLEFTHDYGDKIGKTYGGNVLVDGSGVGDIGEAVLRDRRALAGDGIMMVVVGIDSEEARITTGPDLISRGVFYIPESDGVIEELRTEVTRIITGCSVEGIRDTNTVKEHIRSGLAKAIYNRSKRRPVIIPVVMEV
- a CDS encoding amidase, yielding MTGDEVAFLDATDLHGLIAKRKISSVELTKLYLSRLDRYGKTYGAVVTVMHERALREAKAADRELAAGRSRGPLHGVPYGVKDLLAAVGAPTTWGAAPYRDRVFDYDGTVVKKLHDAGAVLLAKLAMVELAGGFGYNDADASFTGPGRTPWNRDFWSGGSSSGPGASVAAGLVGFAIGSETNGSITVPSAFCGVSGLRPTYGRVSRHGAMALMWTSDKLGPMCRSARDTELVLRAIAGHDPQDRTSVANAPAATIRGRRPKIAIFKNATAKSQPAVVKNFDASVDVLREFCDVSEGFELPGHHPYGAVFEALIAGECASAFRGLLESGRSRELQSVDDRTGGYPYLATLAVDYIDAMRRRAFIDADVKRALEPYDAVVFPTLPTVAYPVGLPFDKAYPKYPGNVEAGTPGNLAGVPATSIPNGFGENGLPTGLALMGGIWSEFKLTQIARGYQNRTLFHKHHPKLVVA
- a CDS encoding efflux RND transporter periplasmic adaptor subunit, which produces MKRIRNLVLIVVGLAAVVAIAVFSGHRGQTDPAVATLKVARGSFVTKLPENGIVQHPRAATVPTLVSGNIGSIFVKPGDYVRGGALLATIDNPTLESNAASSAADYRQSQATINDARINSQNQHVQYDAQVATAQSNLQEAERVYDADLSLYKNKAIARNQLDTDKAKLEQQRVIYNQAVQQRRIGAVTGYGQNSVQMAQTAAQKAAIASQLAQQQVGFTRIAAPFAGIIQSVATQATDPLTSLHSGDPVTAGQALFTIAEGDQLIVKAQVDEQDIINVAVGQKANVTGQDFPGKTISGHVASISPVAIKSTDASSTARQILTTIHLDSVPAYLRDGMSVDVDIFTTDIKNALLVPNGAIVKDKGKSYVWAVRSGVARKVRVTTSKSNDTQTILTSGIGTGERIISAPAADLKAGAKVRVQPSAMPSPQAT
- a CDS encoding TolC family protein; translated protein: MNARFVRRLLLGGAVCLPFVLAVPASAATSGMSLAEAVRYALAHSPAVTRQEAVVAQAHDTYIKQRAATLPPVTAQLQNTSDKSNNLQGNFAQVGLRQQSVFSQNTAQIGTQYTLYTGGLSVLQKLVAAEQLDSAKADLRKIQNQLATDATTDFYAIATKNNTVEVDRGDVTYKHALVQIAQAKVNAGVAAAVDVLQAQANEAQSRSTLVASANDAQSARDALAQLIGAPLDTPFAVPQLVAQPPLPAQPLDALIAIAQAHRPDVASSKDALSVALLDRKTLNQDLFPTVQFAARFGNQFTPTSAGQTSICTFDPKLCGGTSTAAARGNPGFWELGATSTFSLPLIDYGLRKANRENFDQQIASARSTLDQTDEQVAVDVRLAYRAAQTALAQLRYTQIEVKAGVESARVARLQYQNGLKALSDVISAQQTGLTAQIDYYNARVNYVDAIVKLRVALGIYDAESAVADLR
- a CDS encoding ABC transporter permease; the protein is MTRILAYVAEAAASLWRNRVRSILTVLGMIIGTSSIITVFGISKGATSGISATFASFGSLGISILVDPTQDYPAQAQIHYRDAATVANALGSLAAQVMPFWQRDYQVAVGTIRDYYPIVSDGAYHPDRLVMSEGRKIDATDLASGARVCVLTSGLAQKFFHGAPAVGQIVRINGGRYTVVGVYANVQGSFFNSLIGADSIAIPFTAFNRMNPGPADQIFIYPAPGADSAQVERVAIAALQHVHSSRAKYISSDNSASIGTFENVLNIVGVALSAIGGVALVVAGIGIMNIMLVSVSERTREIGIRKSIGASRGDIALQFLMEAVLLALIGGGTGMGLGLLATIGAASLISAQLGAVLIPYLLIVSIALIFSISIGMIFGTYPALRAARMDPIEALRS